Part of the Oncorhynchus mykiss isolate Arlee chromosome 12, USDA_OmykA_1.1, whole genome shotgun sequence genome, tcgttagtttgttcatgtatagtgtcgtcaataaattacaatgaacaaccaccacgctgcgctttggtccgcctctacttcacaagaagagaatcgttacagtaaCACTATTTTCAAATGGTTGGTAAATGCTTGCTCAAAATAAAAAAAGGTGTGTAAACAGCATTTACGTGCGATTACCCTCCACAACGTCTCTGATCGCGGGTTATAGGCATGGCgggttttaaaggcaatgttcccgcgttcactgtaaacgctgcatatatcggctcaatcggaaattgcTATTAaccctataacctataacctataacccGCAATCAGGTTAAATACCGGCCTGGTCTCAGAGAGTACTTTAGTCCAATAGTAGTTTtggaaatgattttttttttatgtgcacacaagaaaatacaaaacaatatgaTAACAGTTTAGAAAGATAATGAAACGAGCATGTGCAGGAGAGGCACAACACCCAAAGAGGCAACTCCCCCTTTCAAATGTTTAGAAAACAAAGACGTACTGATTCTTAAGACAGACAAACAAATAATTCGAAATCTACACAAAAAACAAAAGGAAAACATGATGAATTAGGGGGTAAAAAGAATTTCAAGTAAAATGTAGAAACAAAATGAGTGGCTGATAGACAGATAATTATTCGGCTGAGTCAATGAGTGGAATGTCCAGAAGATATTTTTTCAATTTGAATGTTGAAGCTGTTCCAGTGCCTATGGTGGTCCAGGAGACTGTTGCAGTGCTTATCGTGGTCCGGGAGACTGTTGCAGTGCTTACGGTGGTCCAGGAGACTGTTCCAGTGCTTACGGTGGTCCAGGAGACTGTTGCAGTGCTTACGGTGGTCCAGGAGACTGTTACAGTGCTTACGGTGGTCCAGGAGACTGTTCCAGTGCTTATGGTGGTCCAGGAGACTGTTGCAGTGCTTACGGTGGTCCAGGAGACTGTTGCAGTGCTTATCGTGGTCCAGGAGACTGTTGCAGTGCTTACGGTGGTCCGGGAGACTGTTGCAGTGCTTATCGTGGTCCGGGAGACTGTTGCAGTGCTTATCGTGGTCCAGGAGACTGTTGCAGTGCTTATCGTGGTCCAGGAGACTGTTGCAGTGCTTATCATGGTCCAGGAGACTGTTGCAGTGCTTATCGTGGTCCGGGAGACTGTTGCAGTGCTTATCGTGGTCCAGGAGACTGTTCGAGTGCTTATCGTGGTCCAGGAGACTGTTGCAGTGCCTACAGTGGTCCAGGAGACTGTTGCAGTGCCTACGGTGGTCCAGGAGACTGTTGCAGTGCCTACGGTGGTCCAGGAGACTGTTGCAGTGCTTACGGTGGTCCAGGAGACTGTTCCAGTGCTTACAGTGGTCCATGAGACTGTTCCAGTGCTTACAGTGGTCCAGGAGACTGTTGCAGAAAAATTGACCTTTGTGCAGGGAAAAAGGGGTGTGGAGATCTGTGGCAGTTCTTGTATAGTAGGCTAATTATGAACCTGAGTATTGAGTTTGAATAGTGATTGAAAAGAAACCGGGAGTATAGACATTTTGAATTGGTATACAAACAGACTTGAAGTTGGTTGATTTCATATATATTGAGGATTTAAAGGTGATGAAAGAGAGCAGAGGAACTAGCACGACTGTCTGAATGAGTTTCCATCCAGTTTGTCTGTTAATGgatcaataaaatatattttttatttaagggGCAAGCCACAGTTGAAGCAATAGCAAAACGTACTTTCAATAAAAAAACTGAGGGATGGGGCTCttgaaatgtaaccactctcaaattcatagacagagctatggatgcaagaactgaccatccatgatatcaaaattgaAGTTTTTaccatgtttgtttacatttactttgtttacaaacattggagtaaaccAATCTCAATCTCTATTtatggttctgatggggtacggcagttgaactaagctcatgaggcatttctaagttatattcttccaGAATCAGTGGGTATATATCAATAATTTATAAGTAAAAAACTGTATGTAGCAACCACAGATTGCCGCTTTAAAGCTAAAATGTGCTATATTTATTTCAGTTAAATAGTGATTTCACTGGAACAGTAGATAGTTATAAAACAATTAGGTGGGTGCTTACATAGGTCCTATTTCACAtattgtcacgactcctaccgaaggtggctccccttcccgttcgggtggcgctcggcggtcgtcgtcaccggcctactagctgccactgatcttttcctccccctccttgtctgtttattagttacacctgtTGTTAATTAGGtttattagttgggctttattagccagGCGGCCCGCCTGCTGGGTGTGCGGGACTGTTTTATGTGTACTCATTGTACACACCTGTATGTCACGGTTGTTCGTGCACGTGAGTTGTTTTTGGGACTGTTTAGTTCCCCTGTGTTTTGTGGCATTTGTTTTGAGTGGTGTCTGTTTTCACCTGGTTGGTGAATAAAGAAGTAGCGctactctgaactctctgtctcctgcgtctgactccttcctccactacacccGGGCATTACACATATGTACAATTGCATGTGTGAATTTGAAATAAAGTTTTTTACATATCCCACTCCCCTTGAGATAcactcggagagtggggtcagagccagtacccattgattcttgaagaatatcacCTTTAAATGCATCATGAGCTTAATACAACTGTCTTACCCCGTCATAATTATTATTTTAACAATTGTCTTTGTAAACTAACAATGCTTCTAAATATGTTTAAAACTATCATGTTGATCTAATGCactgtcagtccttgcatccatagctccatGTAATATAGGTTACATTTAGGTCAACGTGTACTGCATACCTCGTGTTGTGTAGTGCCTGCTTTCATGTCAGCAGCTAGGAGTGACTTTAGagtgtcatctctctctctctctctctctctctctctctctctctctcagtatgctTTCATGTGAGAAGTTGATAACGGCTTGATAATCTTGGAACCCTGAACCAAATCTCTGTCCTTCTAGAACGAAACTCAGAACTCTCACCAGGATGACAGTGTCAGAATGGAATGCAGAGGAATGCAGAGTTAATCATCACCTCAAACATTCTGCACAAACCAGTTATTCAACATTCCTCTGCGAAAGACCATCCACATTGAAATGAAGAGAGCACAGCATATTTGTCATAGCTATTGAAATTAATTTCCTTGTGGAGTAATTCTCCATACCCAAGTTTCATAccagggcggcaggtagtctagtggttgtGAGCGTTGGGCTGGTAAACGGAAGGTCGTTGGTTTGAAtcccccgagccgactaggtgaaaaatctgttgatgtgcccttgagcatggCACTTAACCCTATTTGCGCTGGATAAGACAAAATATGTTTAGTCACATATGAATAGTACAAATTAAAAAACGATTCCCTATTCCCCATTAGATGAGAGTTTCACGCTTGCCAGAGAAATATAATGTAAGGTTTAACTGAAGATGGGTTTTTGAATAATTCAGTGCTATGCTCCAGGTTTTAGATCAGCTTTTAGATCAGCTTTTTTGAAAGGTGTTCCTCTTCCAAATGGACACGAACACAACACTTTTCACTGTATGTGCACACCATGCACACCACAGTACTAATCCATGAGCACGCCCTCCTTAATCGACTGTTTAAACATTTATGAGCCGATAAGATCtagtgtaaatcaaatcaaatcaaattgtattagtcacatgcgctgaatacaacaggtgtaggtacaccttacagtgaaatgcttacgagcccctaaccgagagtgcagtttcaaaaaatacggataagaataagagataaaagtaacaagtaattaaagaggtgcagtaaaaaataacaacatatacaggggggtgccggtacagagtcaatgtgcggatgCACCgattagttgaggtagtatgtacatgtaggtggagttaattaaagtgactatgtatagatgacaacagagagtggcagtggtgtggagaggggagggggggcaatgtgaatagtctgggtagccatttgactagatgttcaggagtcttatggcttgggggtagaagctgtttagaagtcaGTTTAGGGAGCTGAGTATTGAGCGGAGTTCACCTCTGGCCATGGCTTGTGTGCTTGTATATATAGTAAGCCTATAAAAAAGAAATAATGTAGGCACAAACCACAGTATGAAATTCATTGTATTTCATTG contains:
- the LOC118937665 gene encoding histidine-rich glycoprotein-like: MDHCKHWNSLLDHRKHCNSLLDHRRHCNSLLDHRRHCNSLLDHCRHCNSLLDHDKHSNSLLDHDKHCNSLPDHDKHCNSLLDHDKHCNSLLDHDKHCNSLLDHDKHCNSLPDHDKHCNSLPDHRKHCNSLLDHDKHCNSLLDHRKHCNSLLDHHKHWNSLLDHRKHCNSLLDHRKHCNSLLDHRKHWNSLLDHRKHCNSLPDHDKHCNSLLDHHRHWNSFNIQIEKISSGHSTH